One segment of Rosa chinensis cultivar Old Blush chromosome 6, RchiOBHm-V2, whole genome shotgun sequence DNA contains the following:
- the LOC112168730 gene encoding leucine-rich repeat protein 2, which yields MASFPLSLVSFSLTFLFFLSPALSTNSEGNALHALRSRFNDATNVLQSWDPTLVNPCTWFHVTCDANNHVIRLDLGNSNISGSLGPELGQLKHLEYLELYRNDIGGKIPKELGNLKNLVSMDLYGNRFEGKIPKSFSKLKSLRFLRLNNNKLSGSIPRELTGLSNLKVFDVSNNDLCGTIPVDGPFSTFSMESFENNRLSGPELQGLVPYDFGC from the exons ATGGCTTCTTTTCCTCTCTCCCtagtctctttctctctaaccttcctcttcttcctgtCTCCTGCCTTGTCTACAAACTCTGAAG GaaatgctttgcatgctttgaGAAGTAGGTTCAATGATGCCACCAATGTTCTTCAGAGTTGGGACCCAACTCTGGTCAATCCCTGCACCTGGTTCCATGTTACCTGTGATGCTAATAACCATGTGATCCGTTT GGATTTGGGCAACTCTAACATTTCTGGGTCTTTGGGGCCAGAGCTTGGGCAGCTGAAGCACCTGGAATACTT GGAGCTTTATAGAAATGATATAGGAGGTAAAATCCCAAAGGAATTGGGGAATTTGAAAAACCTTGTCAGCATGGATTTGTATGGCAACAGATTTGAAGGGAAAATCCCAAAATCTTTCTCCAAGTTGAAGTCACTCAGATTCCT GAGGCTAAACAACAACAAACTATCAGGATCTATTCCAAGGGAACTCACCGGCCTCTCTAACCTCAAAGTTTT TGATGTTTCGAACAATGATCTATGCGGAACGATTCCAGTTGATGGCCCATTTAGCACCTTCTCAATGGAAAG TTTTGAGAACAACAGACTCAGTGGCCCAGAGCTGCAAGGACTGGTACCATATGACTTCGGGTGCTGA